Part of the Paenibacillus guangzhouensis genome is shown below.
CGATCCATATGTTTGTTGTAATACAAAAACCCAACAAGACATTCAAACGCCGTCGCATGCCGGTACTCCAGTACATCCGCATTTTTGGGGATGCTTCCGGATTTCGCATTGCGCCCTTGACGCACAACATCTTGTTCCTCTTCCGTTAGCAACGGCATCCATAACCCGAGGAATTTGCATTGTGCCTTAGCAGACACGTATTGTGTTGCTTGCCGATGCAAATGATGCGGCCGCTGATTCGGCTGGGATATTAAATATTGCCGAATCGCGACCTCATAAATCGCATCACCGATGTAAGCCAGTACGATCGGATTCATCAGTTGCGGTTTCTTCGCCGGCGGAAAGTCAAACCAATATTCCGCTTCTTTCTCTTCATTGTTACTCATACTTCACCTGCTCTCATTTCCGGCGCCAACGCATCCCTTGCGGCGTATCCTCTAATACGATGTTCTTCTCTGCTAGGAGATCACGAATCTCATCCGCCCGCGCCCAATTTTTTG
Proteins encoded:
- a CDS encoding Mini-ribonuclease 3; amino-acid sequence: MSNNEEKEAEYWFDFPPAKKPQLMNPIVLAYIGDAIYEVAIRQYLISQPNQRPHHLHRQATQYVSAKAQCKFLGLWMPLLTEEEQDVVRQGRNAKSGSIPKNADVLEYRHATAFECLVGFLYYNKHMDRLQYLIGLAIEQSQQENPKT